A genomic window from Sphingomonas taxi includes:
- the nudC gene encoding NAD(+) diphosphatase translates to MTPGFTGGTLDRADALRHDPVALAAKLDGNARVLALDGLMPEVTADGLLAWTSLAAVPEGAETILLGLDGAGRAHVVVVPPAGTEGTAPAMRSPALMAVLAALQPGEAATYAAARSLLDWHARHRFCARCGSTTHPFRAGWGRQCDACGTEHFPRVDPVVIMIAEHDGRALLGRGKGWPEGRYSALAGFLEPAESIEEAVAREIHEEAGVRVGNVRYVASQPWPFPSSLMIACIGEAEDDAITLDTNELEDAMWVPRDMVRAVLAGEPGPFLPPPPYAIAHTLLTVWANS, encoded by the coding sequence TCGACCGTGCCGATGCGCTGCGCCACGATCCCGTCGCGCTCGCCGCCAAGCTCGACGGCAACGCCCGCGTGCTCGCGCTCGACGGGCTGATGCCGGAGGTCACCGCCGACGGCCTGCTCGCCTGGACCTCGCTCGCCGCGGTGCCCGAGGGGGCGGAGACGATCCTGCTCGGTCTCGACGGCGCCGGCCGCGCGCATGTCGTCGTCGTCCCGCCCGCGGGGACCGAGGGGACCGCGCCGGCGATGCGCTCGCCGGCGTTGATGGCGGTGCTCGCCGCGTTGCAGCCCGGCGAGGCGGCGACCTATGCCGCGGCGCGCAGCCTGCTCGACTGGCACGCCCGCCACCGCTTCTGCGCGCGCTGCGGATCGACCACGCATCCGTTCCGCGCCGGCTGGGGGCGGCAATGCGACGCCTGCGGCACCGAACATTTCCCGCGCGTCGACCCGGTCGTCATCATGATCGCCGAACATGACGGCCGCGCCCTGCTCGGCCGCGGCAAGGGCTGGCCGGAGGGCCGCTATTCGGCGCTCGCCGGTTTCCTCGAACCCGCCGAATCGATCGAGGAGGCGGTCGCCCGCGAGATCCACGAGGAAGCCGGCGTGCGCGTCGGCAACGTCCGCTACGTCGCCAGCCAGCCTTGGCCCTTCCCCTCGTCGCTGATGATCGCCTGTATCGGCGAGGCGGAGGACGATGCGATCACGCTCGACACCAACGAGCTGGAGGATGCGATGTGGGTCCCGCGCGACATGGTCCGCGCGGTGCTGGCCGGCGAGCCCGGCCCGTTCCTGCCGCCGCCGCCGTACGCGATCGCGCACACGCTGCTGACGGTGTGGGCCAACTCTTAA
- a CDS encoding glycoside hydrolase family 130 protein, with the protein MAASFVRHLEPTLLPDPKRTVIRPFLPEDPDPFRIEGAPRGDRIVERMLAMSDAEIEELVAVVVEGLGSRHREIPGLLLRRFDEVAEPLKLDAGLSESRRMLVGAYFSAEYSFEAAALFNPSIVPHPDQSGCAEGAIRFVLSLRGIGEGHLSSVTFRTGTWGPADDDLVIDTPSRQGVPPVIEEPSIELVREIGAKALVQLNCRDAREPSETVLFPVVESQNRGIEDLRLAHFCDEDGRETYIGTYTAVGGQGARQEVLQTDDFRLFHMHPVDGAVASGKGMALFPRKIDGQFAALFRHDNENLWFAKSDTPLAWPDPVRIMTPEYPWEFIQIGNCGSPIEIEEGWLVLTHGVGMVRSYCIGAALLDRDDPTKVLGRLPEPLIAPDGETWDGYVPNVVYSCGALVRGRTLLLPYALADDMTSFAIASLDELVAAMR; encoded by the coding sequence CGCCGCGCGGCGACCGGATCGTCGAACGGATGCTGGCGATGTCCGATGCGGAGATCGAGGAGCTGGTCGCGGTCGTCGTCGAGGGGCTGGGATCGCGGCATCGCGAGATCCCCGGACTGTTGCTGCGCCGCTTCGACGAGGTCGCCGAGCCGCTGAAGCTCGATGCCGGACTGTCGGAATCGCGCAGGATGCTGGTCGGCGCCTATTTCAGCGCCGAATATTCGTTCGAGGCGGCGGCGCTGTTCAACCCGAGCATCGTGCCGCATCCCGACCAGAGCGGCTGCGCCGAGGGCGCGATCCGCTTCGTGCTGTCGCTGCGCGGCATCGGCGAGGGGCATCTGTCGTCGGTCACCTTCCGCACCGGCACCTGGGGTCCGGCGGACGACGACCTCGTCATCGACACGCCGAGCCGGCAGGGCGTGCCGCCGGTGATCGAGGAGCCGTCGATCGAACTGGTTCGCGAGATCGGCGCCAAGGCGCTCGTCCAGCTCAATTGTCGCGATGCGCGCGAGCCGTCGGAGACGGTGCTGTTCCCGGTCGTCGAGAGCCAGAACCGCGGCATCGAGGATCTGCGCCTCGCCCATTTCTGCGACGAGGACGGGCGCGAGACCTATATCGGCACCTATACCGCGGTCGGCGGCCAGGGCGCGCGGCAGGAGGTGTTGCAGACCGACGATTTCCGCCTGTTCCACATGCACCCCGTCGACGGCGCGGTGGCGAGCGGCAAGGGCATGGCGTTGTTCCCGCGCAAGATCGACGGCCAGTTCGCCGCGCTGTTCCGCCACGACAACGAGAATCTGTGGTTCGCCAAGAGCGACACGCCGCTCGCCTGGCCCGATCCGGTGCGGATCATGACGCCGGAATATCCGTGGGAGTTCATCCAGATCGGCAATTGCGGCTCGCCGATCGAGATCGAAGAGGGCTGGCTGGTGCTGACCCATGGCGTGGGCATGGTGCGCAGCTATTGCATCGGCGCCGCGCTGCTCGACCGCGACGATCCGACCAAGGTGCTGGGGCGGCTGCCCGAACCGCTGATCGCGCCGGACGGCGAGACGTGGGACGGCTATGTGCCCAACGTCGTCTATTCGTGCGGCGCGCTGGTGCGCGGTCGGACGCTGCTGCTGCCCTATGCGCTCGCCGACGACATGACGAGCTTCGCGATCGCCTCGCTCGACGAGCTGGTCGCGGCGATGCGGTGA